In the Candidatus Eisenbacteria bacterium genome, one interval contains:
- a CDS encoding ABC transporter permease, translating to MRRTWEVMRAAAWLGWQVEANWADPFLFVVYAIAKPLSTTLILFFMVRVVSQGHATAEAFLFLFIGNTFFLYVTEVLIGISWAVFRDREDYETLKYIYVAPLHLLPYLLGRGFTKMATATLGVAVALAFGGLVLRLPIGTPGTNWIELAGATLVGLVSVAWLGIILAGASLIVARHSINMNEGLSGLFYLLSGAVFSIDVLPRWVQPISLALPFTYWLELIRRILTGRPFAGPLRGVSDGGLWLILLGSTVALAGAAILWFLHCERVARARGLIDWKTNY from the coding sequence GTGAGGCGGACCTGGGAGGTCATGAGGGCGGCCGCGTGGCTCGGCTGGCAGGTCGAGGCGAACTGGGCGGATCCGTTTCTCTTCGTCGTCTACGCGATCGCCAAGCCTCTCTCGACGACGCTCATCCTCTTCTTCATGGTTCGGGTGGTCTCGCAGGGGCACGCGACGGCCGAGGCGTTCCTCTTTCTTTTCATAGGGAACACGTTCTTCCTCTACGTCACCGAGGTGCTGATCGGGATCTCGTGGGCGGTGTTCCGAGACCGCGAGGACTACGAGACCCTGAAGTACATCTATGTCGCGCCGCTCCACCTGCTTCCGTATCTCCTGGGCCGGGGTTTCACGAAGATGGCCACCGCCACCCTCGGGGTCGCGGTCGCGCTGGCGTTCGGCGGCCTGGTCCTCCGGCTGCCGATCGGGACGCCCGGTACGAATTGGATCGAGCTGGCGGGCGCGACATTGGTCGGTCTGGTCTCGGTGGCGTGGCTGGGGATCATCCTGGCGGGCGCGTCGCTCATCGTGGCGCGGCACAGCATCAACATGAACGAGGGCTTGAGCGGGCTCTTCTATCTACTGAGCGGCGCGGTGTTTTCGATCGACGTGCTGCCCCGTTGGGTCCAGCCGATCTCGCTCGCCCTTCCGTTCACCTATTGGCTCGAGCTGATCCGGCGCATCCTCACGGGGAGGCCGTTCGCCGGTCCGCTCCGGGGTGTGAGCGACGGCGGGCTATGGCTGATCCTGCTTGGCTCCACCGTCGCGCTCGCGGGAGCCGCGATTCTATGGTTTCTCCACTGCGAGCGGGTAGCCCGGGCACGAGGCCTGATCGACTGGAAGACGAACTACTAG
- a CDS encoding ABC transporter permease, with the protein MTLGETIRINLGAVWARARVRVVASWREKSWVVGETIFPFLAMSAFVLVYRGLKAPPIYEAFVVLGGAMIAYWNNVLWSMASQFFWEKEQGQLQLYLITPVSRMSILLGMALGGIAMTTSRAVVILAGGVLLFHVPLPLDRALPAFGLFLLTLGAVYSLGMILSSLFLLWGREAWYTATLFQEPIHLVSGFYFPVRALGSVAAGFAALLPITLGLDGIRQILYGEAAHGLLPLVWIPPIQVALLGIFVFLAQRALATMENLSKREGRLTLRGG; encoded by the coding sequence ATGACGCTCGGGGAGACGATCCGGATCAACCTCGGTGCCGTCTGGGCACGCGCCCGCGTGCGGGTGGTCGCCTCCTGGCGCGAGAAGTCGTGGGTCGTGGGCGAGACGATCTTCCCGTTCCTGGCGATGTCCGCCTTCGTCCTCGTCTACCGCGGGCTCAAGGCGCCGCCGATCTACGAGGCGTTCGTGGTGTTGGGCGGCGCCATGATTGCGTACTGGAACAACGTCCTCTGGAGCATGGCCAGCCAGTTCTTCTGGGAAAAAGAGCAAGGCCAGCTCCAGCTCTACCTCATCACGCCCGTATCGCGGATGTCGATCCTCCTGGGCATGGCGCTCGGCGGCATCGCGATGACGACCAGCCGCGCCGTAGTGATCCTCGCGGGCGGGGTGCTGCTCTTCCACGTCCCGCTCCCGCTCGACCGCGCTCTTCCCGCGTTCGGTCTTTTTCTTCTCACATTGGGCGCGGTCTATAGCCTGGGAATGATCCTGAGCAGCCTCTTCCTGCTCTGGGGTAGGGAAGCGTGGTACACCGCCACGCTCTTCCAGGAGCCGATCCACCTCGTATCCGGATTCTACTTTCCGGTCCGCGCCTTAGGCTCGGTCGCCGCCGGCTTCGCGGCGCTCCTTCCGATCACGCTCGGTCTCGACGGAATCCGCCAGATTCTCTACGGCGAGGCCGCGCACGGTCTCCTGCCCCTCGTCTGGATCCCGCCGATCCAGGTGGCGCTCCTTGGGATCTTCGTCTTCCTCGCGCAGCGCGCGCTGGCGACGATGGAGAACCTGAGTAAGCGCGAGGGACGCCTCACGCTGAGGGGCGGGTGA
- a CDS encoding ABC transporter ATP-binding protein codes for MTGGRSPAAVETSALTRSFRARRKEREVVALQGIDLRVERGECFGLLGPNGAGKTTLIKILTTLLLPTSGGATVAGFDVVRDPLNVRRRINMVSGGDSSGYGILTVRETLDLFARLYGVPGPEARRRADALLAMTGLAEKADTRLSSLSTGMKQKLNFARGFMSDPEIIFLDEPTLGLDVEASRDVRAFIARWVRERPERSVLLTTHYMVEADELCGRVAIIDKGRILALDTPHALKRSVPMEPVFELQVGSGGAKLDGLRDVLGIRSISHHAHPATGAVELKIVVEEDQVIGEVLGKLKAMGAPVLHLAKSEPTLETVFVHMVGRGLTDEAASDSEPA; via the coding sequence GTGACCGGCGGCCGGTCTCCCGCCGCCGTCGAGACCAGCGCGCTCACACGCTCCTTCCGCGCCCGCCGCAAGGAGCGGGAGGTGGTCGCGCTCCAAGGGATCGACCTCCGCGTCGAGCGCGGCGAGTGCTTCGGGCTCCTGGGGCCGAACGGCGCCGGGAAGACGACGCTCATCAAGATCCTGACGACGCTCCTTCTCCCCACGAGCGGCGGGGCGACCGTCGCCGGCTTCGACGTCGTCCGCGATCCCCTGAACGTTCGGCGTCGGATCAACATGGTCTCCGGAGGGGATTCGTCGGGCTACGGAATCCTCACCGTGCGGGAGACGCTCGACCTCTTCGCGCGCCTCTACGGCGTCCCCGGGCCCGAGGCGCGGCGTCGGGCCGACGCGCTCCTCGCGATGACCGGCCTCGCCGAGAAGGCCGACACGCGCCTCTCGAGCCTTTCCACGGGGATGAAGCAGAAGCTGAATTTCGCGCGCGGCTTCATGAGCGATCCCGAGATCATCTTCCTCGATGAGCCGACCCTGGGGCTGGACGTCGAGGCGTCCCGGGACGTGCGCGCCTTCATCGCCCGCTGGGTTAGGGAGCGGCCCGAGCGCTCGGTCCTCCTCACGACGCACTACATGGTCGAGGCGGACGAGCTTTGCGGCCGGGTCGCGATCATCGACAAGGGAAGGATCCTGGCCCTCGACACGCCCCACGCGCTGAAGCGGTCCGTTCCAATGGAGCCGGTCTTCGAGCTTCAGGTGGGAAGCGGCGGCGCGAAGCTCGACGGCCTCCGCGACGTTCTTGGAATCAGATCGATCTCCCACCACGCCCACCCCGCTACCGGCGCCGTCGAGCTCAAGATCGTCGTCGAGGAGGACCAGGTCATCGGCGAGGTGCTGGGAAAGCTCAAGGCGATGGGCGCGCCCGTGCTCCATCTCGCGAAGTCCGAGCCGACGCTCGAGACCGTGTTCGTCCACATGGTCGGCCGCGGGCTCACGGACGAGGCGGCTTCGGATTCCGAGCCCGCGTAG
- a CDS encoding AsmA family protein produces the protein MSRVLRIGLIVAASILGLVAVAALAAWILMPKDWIDQEAKRQAGRIEGATVRWTRLSPGFSWLSLGVRVEGLYVRQPAEGHGDARLEAEVNEIFVSFRLLPLLARRVEVSAARVSGAGIALTDRGEPPPPSPGMGSPTGAAGIALILPKLSFDGIDIRTRDSLGGGIDLRRVSGGAEFDGSVNRPSSVRIAARCDSLYWKPSAREPRVALPAPLGIDAAAEARDGGANLKVTRGIVTLGPLRSYLSGEIRLPAAAGKEPELALVLAGKSQRIQSSDEAFRPLAALTPATWSTNASWEVRVNGPTSAPVQTGRMTLQPLKIVSGPNAFTLQQAVASWGVQADKTFAAHANAAGAGLKLEIDATGSTAPGGPTNGTLFVSGPAVRLNGLVPNTPTWTSGDLECRASFSLRPPAPPQIRWNVKGKNLGGTVPGLARPVSRLGFDIDGDERAATIRAFNATVGSTTATATGTIRQGKPLGTATLHANLDRFVAEEWAPPPARKGSPAAKSAPAASAPPPIPFQAFDGTVTIGEVRSGTMTVRDVSVPVKFADGKLAAAPIRGKMGTGSLAGSLQLTELATNPAYALNLDVQKAPAQDLIAGLLPFKVGFTGLASGTVNLVGRGLPGPAISDSLRGALQGTVEDGKILETPLVAGIRKALGLVSGGGQSGAELAFRTLTSSLRIDRGRLLLDKIKGDLGKDLFEMTGSMGLDKSLDLDLLLRLAPERIKGGTGFAELARFARDKDGRLPLTVKVTGNAVNPKISIKPAKTIEIAGSRLQQEIARGLAESARRDTTRRDSSRTDSTKVEDPLQKGRDALKRLLGK, from the coding sequence GTGTCCCGCGTGCTCCGGATCGGGCTCATCGTCGCGGCATCCATTCTAGGTCTCGTCGCGGTCGCGGCTCTCGCCGCGTGGATCCTCATGCCGAAGGACTGGATTGACCAGGAGGCAAAGCGGCAGGCAGGTCGAATCGAAGGCGCCACCGTCCGCTGGACGCGCCTCAGTCCCGGTTTTTCCTGGCTCTCGCTCGGTGTCCGCGTCGAGGGTCTCTACGTTCGCCAGCCGGCCGAAGGACATGGCGACGCGCGGCTTGAGGCAGAGGTCAACGAGATCTTCGTGAGCTTCCGCCTCCTCCCGCTCCTCGCGCGGCGCGTGGAGGTATCCGCGGCGCGCGTGAGCGGCGCCGGAATCGCGCTGACCGACCGCGGCGAGCCGCCGCCCCCTTCACCTGGAATGGGATCGCCCACGGGCGCGGCAGGGATCGCGTTGATCCTCCCGAAGCTCTCCTTTGACGGCATCGACATCCGAACACGCGATTCTCTCGGGGGCGGGATCGATCTCAGGCGCGTCTCCGGGGGGGCCGAATTCGACGGAAGCGTCAACCGGCCCAGCTCGGTGCGGATCGCGGCCAGGTGCGATAGCCTTTACTGGAAGCCCTCCGCGCGCGAGCCACGGGTGGCTCTTCCGGCTCCGCTTGGAATCGACGCGGCGGCCGAAGCGCGCGACGGAGGCGCAAATCTCAAGGTCACGCGCGGCATCGTGACGCTCGGCCCGCTTCGGAGCTACCTGAGCGGAGAGATCCGTCTCCCCGCGGCAGCCGGGAAGGAGCCCGAGCTCGCGCTGGTCCTGGCTGGCAAGTCACAGCGGATTCAATCGAGCGACGAAGCGTTCCGGCCGCTCGCCGCCCTCACGCCGGCCACGTGGAGCACGAACGCGTCGTGGGAAGTCCGGGTGAACGGCCCCACGTCGGCTCCGGTCCAGACCGGGCGGATGACGCTCCAGCCTCTCAAGATCGTGTCGGGACCGAACGCGTTCACGCTCCAGCAAGCGGTAGCGTCGTGGGGTGTCCAGGCCGACAAGACGTTCGCCGCCCACGCCAACGCGGCCGGGGCCGGACTCAAGCTGGAGATCGACGCGACTGGCTCGACCGCGCCGGGCGGGCCGACGAACGGGACCCTCTTCGTGAGCGGCCCCGCGGTGCGGCTCAACGGGCTGGTGCCGAACACGCCCACATGGACCTCGGGTGACCTCGAATGCCGGGCCTCGTTCTCGCTTCGGCCTCCCGCGCCGCCCCAGATTCGCTGGAACGTGAAGGGGAAGAACCTGGGCGGAACGGTACCGGGGCTCGCCCGCCCCGTGAGCCGACTCGGATTCGATATCGACGGGGACGAGCGCGCAGCGACGATCCGCGCATTCAACGCGACGGTGGGCTCCACGACCGCGACCGCCACCGGAACGATCCGCCAAGGGAAGCCTTTGGGCACCGCGACGCTCCACGCCAACCTGGACCGCTTCGTCGCCGAGGAGTGGGCGCCGCCGCCCGCGCGCAAGGGCTCGCCCGCGGCCAAGAGTGCTCCCGCGGCGAGCGCGCCGCCGCCGATTCCATTCCAGGCATTCGACGGGACCGTCACGATCGGCGAGGTCCGGTCCGGAACGATGACCGTGCGCGACGTGTCGGTGCCGGTGAAATTCGCGGACGGGAAGCTGGCCGCGGCGCCGATCCGCGGCAAGATGGGGACCGGCTCGCTCGCCGGCTCGCTCCAGCTGACCGAGCTCGCCACGAACCCAGCCTACGCGCTCAATCTCGACGTCCAAAAGGCTCCGGCGCAGGATCTCATCGCGGGGCTCCTGCCGTTCAAGGTCGGATTCACCGGCCTCGCGAGCGGCACGGTCAATTTGGTCGGGCGCGGGCTTCCGGGCCCGGCTATCAGCGACTCGCTCCGCGGCGCGCTTCAGGGAACCGTCGAGGATGGAAAGATCCTCGAGACGCCGCTCGTCGCCGGGATCCGGAAGGCGCTCGGCCTCGTCTCGGGAGGCGGCCAATCCGGCGCCGAGCTCGCGTTCCGGACCCTGACGTCGTCGCTCCGCATCGATCGGGGGAGGCTTCTCCTCGACAAGATAAAGGGAGATCTCGGCAAGGATCTCTTCGAGATGACCGGCTCGATGGGCCTCGACAAGTCCCTCGATCTGGACCTCCTGCTCCGCCTCGCGCCCGAGCGAATCAAGGGAGGGACCGGCTTCGCGGAGCTGGCCCGCTTCGCCCGCGACAAGGACGGCAGGCTGCCGCTGACCGTCAAGGTGACCGGCAACGCGGTCAATCCCAAGATCTCCATCAAGCCGGCCAAGACGATCGAGATCGCCGGGTCGAGGCTTCAGCAGGAGATCGCGAGGGGCCTCGCCGAGAGCGCGCGGCGGGACACCACCCGCCGGGACAGCTCGCGAACCGACTCCACCAAGGTCGAGGATCCGCTCCAGAAAGGCCGCGACGCGCTGAAGCGGCTGCTAGGTAAGTGA
- a CDS encoding DegT/DnrJ/EryC1/StrS family aminotransferase, giving the protein MAREEGRPLERDSRRRGKGRVVRDPAGREEGGGGPHLPFPPPGLPRRARGKEGGSDGTGSRRDGARARGDPMRQATTEAPVPLLDLGLVHRQIADDLRRDFERVLASGQFILGAEHDAFERELAQACGVTQAVGLSSGTAAISIVLQALRIGAGDEVIVPAFTYFATASAVAQVGARPIFADVEPVRFGLDPSSVESRVGTKTRAILPVHLYGLACDTKPLAAIADRHGIPLVEDAAQAIGASDRGRPVGKSTAGAALSFFPTKNLGALGDGGAYVTDDLELAGRIRLLRAQGDAGDYRHTVLGTNARLDALQAAFLRTKLRHLSEWIAMRRASADLYRAALAGTPVTLPEEPEGAHHTYHQFTIRAPERDRLQQFLRERGVATRVYYPIPLHTQPAFDYLGHKAGDFPVSERLAREVLSLPIFPGISPEQIERVARAVREFHGGGGGAR; this is encoded by the coding sequence ATGGCTCGCGAAGAAGGTCGCCCGCTCGAACGAGATTCCCGCCGACGAGGCAAAGGTCGAGTGGTCCGAGATCCCGCCGGGCGCGAAGAAGGCGGAGGCGGTCCTCACCTACCATTTCCTCCTCCCGGCCTACCGCGCCGCGCTCGTGGCAAAGAAGGTGGATCTGACGGGACGGGATCCCGTCGTGATGGCGCGCGCGCGCGTGGCGATCCCATGAGGCAGGCGACGACCGAGGCGCCGGTTCCTCTGCTCGATCTTGGTCTCGTCCACAGGCAGATCGCGGACGATTTGCGGCGCGACTTCGAGCGGGTGCTTGCCTCCGGACAGTTCATCCTGGGCGCCGAGCACGACGCCTTCGAGCGGGAGCTTGCCCAGGCGTGCGGCGTGACGCAGGCCGTGGGGCTCTCCTCGGGCACCGCGGCGATCTCGATCGTGCTCCAAGCGCTCCGGATCGGAGCGGGCGATGAGGTGATCGTCCCCGCGTTCACCTATTTCGCGACGGCCAGCGCTGTCGCGCAGGTGGGCGCCCGTCCGATTTTCGCCGACGTCGAGCCGGTCCGATTCGGGCTCGATCCTTCTTCCGTCGAATCGCGCGTGGGGACGAAGACGCGCGCGATCCTTCCGGTCCACCTCTACGGCCTCGCTTGCGACACGAAGCCGCTCGCGGCGATCGCGGACCGCCACGGCATTCCGCTCGTGGAGGACGCCGCGCAGGCAATCGGCGCCTCGGATCGTGGGAGGCCGGTGGGGAAGTCGACCGCGGGGGCCGCGCTGAGCTTCTTCCCGACAAAGAACCTCGGCGCCCTGGGAGACGGCGGCGCCTACGTGACCGACGACCTGGAGCTGGCGGGACGAATTCGCCTCCTCCGTGCCCAGGGCGATGCCGGGGACTACCGGCATACGGTGCTCGGAACGAACGCCCGACTCGATGCGCTCCAGGCGGCGTTCCTACGCACCAAGCTGCGGCACCTCTCCGAGTGGATCGCGATGCGCCGCGCGTCCGCGGATCTCTACCGCGCCGCGCTCGCCGGCACGCCGGTCACGCTCCCGGAGGAGCCGGAAGGCGCGCACCACACGTATCACCAGTTCACGATCCGCGCGCCCGAGCGGGACCGCCTCCAGCAGTTCCTCCGCGAGCGCGGGGTCGCGACCCGGGTCTATTACCCGATCCCGCTCCATACGCAACCCGCATTCGACTACTTGGGCCACAAGGCCGGCGACTTTCCGGTCTCAGAGCGGCTCGCGCGGGAGGTCCTCTCCCTCCCGATTTTCCCCGGCATCTCCCCCGAGCAGATCGAACGCGTGGCCCGGGCCGTCCGCGAGTTCCACGGCGGCGGCGGAGGGGCGCGCTAA
- a CDS encoding deoxyhypusine synthase gives MASEKPKVVKGPKIAPDPIVAGITVDRLVDSAFLAYNAARLREACRLFVEKMLEPDVTVGLTLSGALTPAGLGRSCLIPLLQNGFVDWIISTGANLYHDTHFGIGLTMHQGRSNVDDVVLREQGIVRIFDIFFDYDVLLSTDAFFREVMRAPEFRQPMSTAEFHHRVGRYVLERERKLGQSGTSLLAQAHALDVPVYTSSPGDSSIGMNAAELWLDGTAIHWDIFRDVNETAAIVYGAKKSGGKSAILILGGGSPKNFALQTEPQIQEVLGIEEEGHDYFLQVTDARVDTGGLSGATPGEAVSWGKIDPERLPDAVVAYVDSTIALPILTAYALAKRAARPLRRLYPKREALLESMRAAYVEARGAAAAKGSRR, from the coding sequence ATGGCATCCGAGAAACCCAAGGTAGTGAAGGGTCCGAAGATCGCGCCCGATCCGATCGTCGCGGGCATCACCGTCGATCGGCTGGTCGACAGCGCGTTCCTGGCCTACAACGCGGCGCGGCTCCGGGAGGCGTGCCGGCTCTTCGTCGAGAAGATGCTGGAGCCCGACGTGACGGTAGGTCTCACTCTGAGCGGCGCGCTCACGCCCGCCGGCCTGGGGCGCTCGTGCCTGATCCCCCTCCTCCAGAACGGCTTTGTCGACTGGATCATCTCGACCGGGGCGAATCTCTACCATGACACCCACTTCGGAATCGGGCTCACGATGCACCAGGGCCGGTCGAACGTGGACGACGTGGTGCTCCGCGAGCAGGGAATCGTCCGCATCTTCGACATCTTCTTCGACTACGACGTCCTCCTCTCGACCGACGCGTTCTTCCGCGAGGTGATGCGCGCGCCCGAGTTCCGGCAGCCGATGAGCACCGCGGAATTCCATCACCGCGTGGGCCGGTATGTCCTCGAGCGCGAGCGGAAGCTGGGCCAGAGCGGAACGTCGCTCCTGGCGCAGGCGCACGCGCTCGACGTCCCCGTCTACACGTCCTCGCCGGGCGACAGCTCGATCGGCATGAACGCGGCGGAGCTGTGGCTGGACGGGACCGCGATCCATTGGGACATCTTCCGCGACGTGAACGAGACCGCCGCGATCGTCTACGGGGCGAAGAAGAGTGGGGGCAAGAGCGCGATTCTCATCCTGGGCGGGGGGTCGCCGAAGAACTTCGCGCTCCAGACGGAGCCACAGATTCAGGAGGTTCTCGGCATCGAGGAAGAGGGGCACGACTATTTCCTTCAAGTCACCGACGCGCGTGTCGACACGGGCGGCCTCTCCGGCGCCACCCCGGGTGAGGCCGTGAGCTGGGGGAAGATCGATCCGGAGCGGCTCCCGGACGCCGTGGTCGCCTACGTCGACAGCACGATCGCCCTCCCGATCCTGACCGCGTACGCGCTCGCGAAGCGGGCCGCGCGTCCGCTCCGCCGGCTCTATCCCAAACGGGAGGCACTGCTCGAGAGCATGCGCGCGGCCTACGTGGAAGCGCGCGGCGCCGCCGCCGCGAAAGGCTCCCGCCGATGA
- a CDS encoding SDR family NAD(P)-dependent oxidoreductase, with the protein MEMPTVEAALVTGGTGALGRAVVSRFLADGMAVAVTYFSEKEWRDLAAAEADASRSGKLQGFRADLTDEAAARGAVEAAVNSLGGLRVLAHLAGGYAGGVDLEQVDVKTVRQMIDTNLLTAMLAAKHVIPHAKRSGAGRLLFISSRGAIECYPGSGPYAAAKAGLLALAVTLSKELKESGVTANAVLPSVIDTAANRASMPKADHSTWVKPSEIAGLLSYLASRGAQSVSGALIPIYGRA; encoded by the coding sequence ATGGAGATGCCGACCGTCGAAGCCGCGCTCGTCACGGGAGGCACCGGAGCGCTCGGGCGCGCGGTCGTCTCGAGATTTCTCGCGGATGGGATGGCGGTAGCGGTGACCTACTTCTCCGAGAAGGAGTGGCGGGACCTGGCCGCCGCGGAAGCGGACGCATCGCGCTCCGGCAAGCTGCAAGGATTCAGAGCCGATCTCACCGACGAGGCCGCGGCGCGCGGCGCCGTCGAGGCCGCGGTGAACTCGCTGGGCGGCCTGCGCGTCCTGGCTCATCTCGCCGGTGGATATGCGGGAGGCGTGGACCTCGAGCAGGTCGACGTGAAGACGGTCCGGCAGATGATCGACACGAATCTCCTCACCGCGATGCTGGCCGCGAAGCACGTGATCCCCCACGCCAAGCGCTCGGGCGCCGGGCGGCTCCTCTTCATCTCCTCCCGCGGAGCGATCGAGTGCTACCCCGGCTCCGGCCCCTATGCCGCTGCCAAGGCTGGCCTTCTCGCCCTGGCGGTCACGCTCTCCAAGGAGCTCAAGGAGAGCGGCGTCACGGCGAACGCGGTTCTCCCGAGCGTCATCGATACCGCGGCGAACCGCGCGAGCATGCCGAAAGCCGACCATAGCACCTGGGTGAAGCCGTCCGAGATCGCCGGGCTCCTCTCGTATCTCGCTTCCCGGGGCGCGCAATCCGTGAGCGGCGCCCTCATTCCCATCTACGGGAGGGCTTGA
- a CDS encoding protein BatD: protein MSAEKRKPKASVIGDRRHGARAFAWLLAAVLLVLGPGAAEPAGRLDIQAELDRRQIAVGEAATLTLTVTAEGVDVPPVTLPPIAGVTVERAGESQGFSWINGRVTRTLTVAFRLHPSDVGDVTIPEVRVKSGDAAARSMPLTLHVGKTLPPARGGTSELFARVVLDKSRAYWNEGIIAHFTLYSRVQIEGVQSWDPPDAIGFWSEVMGPPRTGRVAINGVPYDASELRVTYFPTRTGRLRIGPGRVHLRVIRRIAQPDPWSMLGMPEEQVEDVTLETGAVPVEVMPLPPGAPSSFKGAVGDYSMDVHVDRASLHAGEPVTVTTTVRGVGNVASAGDPDVNTSVPARSYAGGVITSIDRAGERLRGERRRDVTFIAETTGRMAVLPVRYTWFDPGANRYRTQISDSIRILVEPPGAGADSGRALRPIGPVAALRAKPGRRGRLTLEAPPGSRALAMASLLGYGAALIGARLRRRAERDPRRRRAVALESVLARLHAIGAAPADSAAAATRMGAMVRHAVGLRYDLDVEGLPAREALNRARAAGASDDDRKEVEEVLDSLDRLAFAPSGTRAAKGIPERKAAERVLKRYLRELT, encoded by the coding sequence ATGAGCGCGGAGAAGAGAAAGCCGAAGGCCAGCGTGATTGGTGACCGTCGACATGGGGCGCGCGCGTTCGCCTGGCTCCTGGCGGCAGTCCTGCTCGTTCTCGGCCCCGGCGCCGCGGAGCCGGCCGGGCGCCTCGACATTCAGGCCGAGCTCGATCGACGCCAGATCGCTGTCGGGGAAGCGGCCACCCTCACGCTCACGGTGACGGCGGAGGGAGTGGACGTTCCGCCGGTCACGCTGCCCCCGATAGCAGGAGTCACGGTGGAACGGGCCGGGGAATCGCAGGGGTTCTCCTGGATCAACGGCCGCGTGACGCGGACGTTGACGGTCGCCTTTCGTCTTCATCCGTCCGATGTCGGCGACGTGACGATCCCCGAGGTGAGGGTCAAGTCGGGCGATGCCGCCGCGCGATCGATGCCGCTCACGCTCCACGTGGGGAAGACCCTGCCGCCGGCGCGGGGCGGGACATCCGAGCTCTTCGCGCGCGTGGTTCTCGACAAGAGCCGGGCGTACTGGAACGAGGGCATCATCGCCCACTTCACGCTCTACTCCAGGGTGCAGATCGAAGGGGTGCAGTCGTGGGATCCGCCGGACGCGATCGGGTTCTGGTCGGAGGTGATGGGACCGCCGCGCACCGGGCGCGTCGCGATCAACGGAGTCCCATACGACGCCAGCGAGCTCCGGGTGACCTATTTCCCGACGAGAACGGGCCGGTTGAGGATCGGCCCGGGCCGCGTCCATCTGAGGGTGATCCGGCGAATCGCGCAGCCCGATCCATGGTCGATGCTCGGCATGCCGGAGGAGCAGGTCGAGGACGTCACGCTCGAGACGGGAGCCGTTCCGGTCGAGGTAATGCCGCTCCCGCCGGGCGCGCCGTCGAGCTTCAAGGGGGCCGTGGGTGACTACTCGATGGACGTGCATGTCGACCGCGCCTCCCTCCACGCGGGGGAGCCCGTGACGGTGACGACGACCGTGCGGGGGGTGGGAAACGTGGCCTCCGCGGGAGATCCGGACGTCAACACGTCGGTCCCGGCGCGCAGCTACGCCGGCGGGGTGATCACGTCGATCGACCGGGCGGGGGAGCGCTTGCGCGGGGAGAGGCGTCGGGACGTGACCTTCATCGCGGAGACGACGGGTCGGATGGCGGTTCTCCCCGTCCGCTACACCTGGTTCGATCCTGGGGCGAACCGTTACCGAACGCAGATCTCGGATTCGATCCGGATCCTGGTGGAGCCTCCCGGAGCGGGGGCCGATTCAGGGCGGGCATTGCGTCCCATCGGACCGGTCGCCGCGCTCCGCGCGAAGCCGGGCCGCCGCGGACGCCTGACGCTGGAAGCCCCGCCAGGCAGCCGGGCCCTCGCGATGGCGTCCCTCCTCGGATACGGTGCCGCGCTCATCGGCGCGAGGCTCCGCCGGCGGGCCGAGCGCGATCCGCGCCGGCGCCGGGCCGTGGCCCTCGAATCGGTCCTTGCCCGGCTTCACGCGATCGGGGCCGCGCCGGCCGACAGCGCCGCGGCCGCGACCCGGATGGGCGCCATGGTCCGACACGCCGTGGGCCTCCGATACGACCTCGACGTGGAGGGGCTCCCGGCCCGGGAAGCGCTGAATCGGGCGCGCGCCGCCGGGGCCAGCGACGATGACCGGAAGGAAGTCGAGGAGGTGCTCGATTCGCTCGATCGCCTTGCCTTCGCACCCTCCGGCACGCGCGCGGCCAAGGGAATTCCGGAGCGCAAAGCGGCGGAGCGCGTCCTGAAGCGCTACCTCAGGGAGCTCACGTGA